The Streptomyces aurantiacus genome includes a region encoding these proteins:
- a CDS encoding helix-turn-helix domain-containing protein, with protein MSTRDDDVEEFAALLRRLKARTDRSYGALARRVNMNTSTLHRYCAGDAVPLDFAPVERFATLCGATPAERLELHRLWILAVAARQRPRTPGPSAEPEPDTTVDDGPPEGDAPPESNGSPAGNGESKPRASAAAEPDESRPQPRTSAPDTAEPTEPEPATPGAAEPDGPRPGRSGRSESGLPSGPSPSRADDPRSSPPGKPVPSPSGEGTASSSPSRNPASGAAAAKAPGSPVPSSALGLVSTSGARPRSAWYRRRVTVTVAVVSALLASLGGLSALSGDRSSDDDDSRAVRPAPTTAAPDARHRPSTSPSPSGSGPSPSVSATPKTSEPSAKNGTPSGKAKPNGGGSVAVPLTWTANSQAWALGCGHDYVIRKEPQQVPPPPAAQDAGIWAATQKAVHGRETNVEISVQGRSSTAVVLTALRVRVVGRTAPVPGTVYAMDQGCGGSITPRSFAVDLDKDRPIARAVPGSDEGNPIPAVRMPYRVSAEDPEVLLVSARTQTCDCSWYLELDWSSEGRTGTVRIDDHGRPFRTSSIKGLPRYWYGTEGSERQWVPYDQ; from the coding sequence GTGTCGACTCGGGACGACGACGTCGAGGAGTTCGCGGCACTGCTGAGACGTCTGAAGGCGCGGACGGACCGCAGTTACGGCGCCCTGGCGCGCCGGGTGAACATGAACACCTCGACGCTGCACCGCTACTGCGCCGGTGACGCGGTGCCGCTGGACTTCGCCCCGGTGGAGCGGTTCGCCACGCTGTGCGGGGCGACGCCGGCCGAGCGCCTCGAACTGCACCGCCTGTGGATCCTGGCGGTGGCGGCGCGGCAACGGCCTCGCACGCCCGGCCCGTCGGCGGAGCCGGAGCCGGACACGACCGTGGACGACGGACCGCCGGAAGGCGACGCACCGCCGGAGAGCAACGGATCGCCGGCAGGCAACGGCGAGTCGAAGCCGCGCGCATCGGCGGCCGCCGAGCCGGACGAGTCCCGGCCGCAGCCCCGCACCTCAGCTCCGGACACCGCCGAACCGACTGAGCCCGAGCCCGCCACCCCGGGCGCCGCCGAGCCCGACGGGCCGCGGCCGGGCCGGTCCGGCCGGTCCGAGTCGGGCCTGCCGAGCGGTCCTTCCCCGAGCCGGGCGGACGATCCCCGGTCGAGCCCGCCCGGGAAGCCCGTGCCCAGCCCCTCGGGTGAGGGAACCGCGAGTTCTTCCCCGTCCCGGAATCCGGCATCCGGCGCCGCCGCCGCGAAGGCACCGGGCTCACCTGTCCCGAGTTCCGCCCTCGGGCTCGTGTCCACCTCCGGTGCGCGCCCCCGCAGCGCCTGGTACCGGCGACGGGTCACCGTCACCGTGGCCGTCGTGTCCGCGCTGCTCGCCTCCCTGGGCGGGCTGTCGGCGCTCTCCGGTGACCGGTCCTCCGACGACGACGATTCCCGGGCCGTCCGCCCGGCCCCGACGACGGCCGCTCCCGACGCCCGTCACCGCCCGTCCACGAGCCCCTCCCCCAGCGGATCCGGCCCTTCCCCCTCGGTGAGCGCCACCCCGAAGACCTCCGAACCCTCGGCCAAGAACGGCACGCCGTCGGGAAAGGCGAAGCCGAACGGTGGAGGATCCGTCGCCGTGCCGCTCACCTGGACCGCGAACTCGCAGGCCTGGGCGCTCGGCTGCGGCCACGACTACGTCATCCGCAAGGAGCCGCAGCAGGTTCCGCCGCCGCCGGCCGCGCAGGACGCCGGGATCTGGGCGGCGACCCAGAAAGCCGTGCACGGCCGGGAGACCAACGTGGAGATCTCGGTGCAGGGCCGGAGTTCCACCGCCGTCGTCCTGACGGCGCTGCGGGTCCGCGTGGTCGGCCGTACCGCCCCCGTGCCCGGCACCGTCTACGCCATGGACCAGGGCTGCGGCGGCTCGATCACCCCCCGTTCCTTCGCCGTCGACCTGGACAAGGACCGCCCGATCGCCCGCGCGGTCCCCGGCAGCGACGAGGGAAACCCGATCCCGGCGGTGCGCATGCCCTACCGGGTGTCAGCCGAGGACCCGGAAGTCCTCCTGGTGAGCGCACGGACACAGACCTGTGACTGCTCCTGGTACCTCGAACTCGACTGGTCCTCCGAGGGACGCACGGGCACGGTCCGCATCGACGACCACGGCCGTCCGTTCCGCACGAGCAGCATCAAGGGTCTGCCGCGCTACTGGTACGGCACGGAGGGTTCGGAGCGTCAGTGGGTCCCCTACGACCAATGA
- a CDS encoding protein phosphatase 2C domain-containing protein: MPAGAPPPMPSDAPATGASTGRPEAAGGGPSVPPAEAPAGVPGVPDAPDARSGTLADVPSGGPSDQPVLQVPDIPAPLGHVGSGPPTYDSEPTALPPADPDDLGDLVADTVLDGASYGTCTLRAVSVRGDSARYRGEPRRDSLLTARFGVGDAALVLVAMATGARATPGAHRAAAEACQWIGRAVGRSHARLAEDIRAARRGDLKSGLHRLTDRSLGKLRASASEQGVTPEEYTASLRCLLLPADPECRTRVFFGVGAGGLFRLRDGEWQDIEPRVADTAGEAVVGFGSLPHETPDGDRLTMDLGITTPPSPYEPAPEPPPRDPFRFRASVARPGDALLLCTSGLAEPLRGEPRLVEHLTSRWSGGDPPGLAAFLADSAVRVKGYADDRTAAAVWEA; the protein is encoded by the coding sequence ATGCCGGCGGGCGCCCCGCCTCCGATGCCGTCCGACGCACCCGCGACGGGCGCCTCCACCGGACGGCCCGAGGCGGCGGGCGGCGGCCCCTCCGTCCCGCCGGCCGAAGCCCCCGCCGGTGTCCCGGGCGTGCCGGACGCCCCTGACGCCCGGTCCGGCACCCTGGCCGACGTCCCCTCGGGCGGCCCGTCCGACCAGCCCGTCCTGCAGGTCCCCGACATCCCCGCCCCCCTCGGCCACGTGGGCTCCGGCCCGCCCACCTACGACTCCGAACCCACCGCACTGCCGCCCGCGGACCCGGACGACCTCGGCGACCTCGTGGCCGACACGGTGCTCGACGGGGCGTCCTACGGAACCTGCACCCTGCGGGCCGTGTCCGTGCGGGGGGACTCGGCGCGATACAGGGGCGAGCCGCGCAGGGACTCCCTGCTCACCGCCCGCTTCGGCGTCGGTGACGCGGCGCTCGTACTGGTGGCCATGGCGACCGGCGCCCGAGCCACCCCCGGCGCCCACCGGGCCGCGGCCGAGGCGTGCCAGTGGATCGGACGGGCCGTGGGCCGCAGCCACGCGCGGCTCGCCGAGGACATCAGGGCCGCCCGGCGCGGCGACCTGAAGTCGGGCCTGCACCGGCTCACCGACCGCAGCCTCGGCAAGCTGCGGGCCAGCGCCTCCGAACAGGGCGTGACTCCCGAGGAGTACACAGCGAGCCTGCGCTGCCTGCTGCTCCCCGCCGACCCCGAGTGCCGTACACGCGTCTTCTTCGGCGTCGGAGCGGGGGGTCTCTTCCGGCTGCGCGACGGCGAGTGGCAGGACATCGAACCGCGCGTCGCGGACACCGCCGGCGAGGCGGTCGTCGGCTTCGGATCACTGCCGCACGAGACGCCCGACGGCGACCGGCTCACCATGGATCTGGGCATCACCACGCCCCCGAGCCCGTACGAGCCCGCTCCCGAACCGCCGCCCCGCGACCCCTTCCGCTTCCGGGCCTCGGTCGCCCGCCCCGGCGACGCGCTCCTGCTGTGCACCAGCGGGCTCGCCGAACCCCTGCGCGGCGAACCGCGCCTGGTCGAGCACCTGACCTCCCGCTGGTCGGGAGGCGACCCGCCGGGCCTCGCCGCGTTCCTCGCGGACAGTGCGGTCCGGGTCAAGGGATACGCCGACGACCGGACCGCCGCCGCCGTCTGGGAGGCGTAA
- a CDS encoding methylated-DNA--[protein]-cysteine S-methyltransferase codes for MTTYYTALDSPVGELLLTADESGALTSLSVPGQKGGRTVEADWRRAPEPFQEAERQLAAYFARELKEFQLELRPSGTEFRERVWSALDSVPYGTTITYGEIAARIGASRIAVRAVGGAIGANPLLIVRPCHRVIGADGSLTGYAGGLERKLRLLTLEGR; via the coding sequence GTGACCACGTACTACACGGCCCTGGACAGTCCTGTCGGTGAACTCCTGCTCACCGCTGACGAGTCGGGCGCGCTGACCTCCCTCTCCGTGCCCGGCCAGAAGGGCGGACGCACGGTCGAGGCGGACTGGCGACGCGCACCGGAACCCTTCCAGGAGGCCGAGCGGCAGCTGGCCGCCTACTTCGCCCGCGAACTCAAGGAGTTCCAGCTGGAGCTGAGGCCGAGCGGCACCGAGTTCCGGGAGCGGGTCTGGAGCGCCCTCGACTCCGTCCCCTACGGGACGACCATCACGTACGGGGAGATCGCCGCCCGGATCGGTGCGTCGCGCATCGCCGTGCGGGCCGTCGGCGGAGCGATCGGCGCCAATCCGCTGCTGATCGTCCGCCCGTGCCATCGTGTGATCGGCGCGGACGGATCGCTCACGGGGTACGCGGGAGGGCTGGAGCGCAAGCTCCGACTCCTCACCCTCGAAGGCCGATGA
- a CDS encoding helix-turn-helix transcriptional regulator translates to MHGATGLAAIGLDGTHESAYRALVSVGAADVPDLARRLALGEHDTERALRGLERHGLAAQSSARPGRWVAAPPGVALGALLTQRRHELDQAELAATLLAEDFRARSAEPAAHDLVEVVTGAAAVAQRFLQLQLGASEEVCALVTGRPVVVAGTDNDAEKQAADRGVRYRVVVERSVLDLPDGITELSAALGRDERVRVVDTVPTKLVIADRTLAMVPLTSRTLEPAALVVHASGLLESLSGLFESVWRDALPLRLGAPGTVTEEEREGPDGTDLEILSLLLAGLTDASVAKQLDLGLRTVQRRVKRLMELTGVTTRLQLGWHTYEKGWVAREQQD, encoded by the coding sequence ATGCACGGAGCGACAGGGCTGGCAGCGATAGGGCTCGACGGCACACACGAGTCGGCGTACCGGGCGCTGGTGTCCGTGGGAGCCGCCGACGTGCCCGATCTCGCGCGGCGGCTCGCGCTCGGCGAGCACGACACCGAGCGCGCGCTGCGCGGGCTGGAACGGCACGGTCTCGCGGCCCAGTCGTCCGCCCGGCCCGGCCGCTGGGTCGCGGCGCCGCCCGGCGTCGCGCTCGGCGCGCTGCTCACCCAGCGGCGCCACGAGCTGGACCAGGCCGAGCTGGCGGCGACGCTGCTCGCCGAGGACTTCCGTGCGCGGTCCGCCGAGCCCGCCGCGCACGACCTGGTCGAGGTGGTGACCGGCGCGGCCGCGGTCGCCCAGCGGTTCCTGCAGCTCCAGCTCGGTGCGAGCGAGGAGGTGTGCGCCCTGGTCACGGGCCGTCCCGTCGTCGTCGCCGGGACGGACAACGACGCGGAGAAGCAGGCCGCCGACCGGGGTGTCCGCTACCGCGTCGTCGTCGAGCGATCGGTCCTGGACCTGCCCGACGGCATCACGGAGCTGTCCGCGGCACTCGGCCGGGACGAGCGGGTCCGGGTCGTGGACACCGTGCCGACCAAGCTGGTGATCGCCGACCGGACCCTCGCGATGGTGCCGCTGACCTCGCGGACCCTGGAGCCCGCCGCGCTCGTCGTCCACGCGAGCGGTCTGCTCGAATCGCTGTCGGGCCTGTTCGAGTCGGTGTGGCGGGACGCGCTCCCGCTGCGCCTGGGCGCGCCCGGAACGGTGACCGAGGAGGAGCGGGAAGGCCCGGACGGCACCGATCTGGAGATCCTCTCGCTGCTCCTCGCCGGGCTGACCGACGCGAGCGTCGCCAAACAGCTCGACCTGGGCCTGCGGACCGTGCAGCGCCGGGTGAAGCGGCTGATGGAGCTGACGGGCGTGACGACCCGGCTCCAGCTCGGCTGGCACACGTACGAGAAGGGCTGGGTCGCCCGGGAGCAGCAGGACTGA
- a CDS encoding PPOX class F420-dependent oxidoreductase: MTAFSEAERAYLKSQRLGRLATVDQHGQPQANPVGFHPQDDGTILIGGYAMGTTKKWRNLQKNPKVALVIDDIVSLRPWKVRGVDIRGDAELLTGPHELGPHFSEELIRVHPRRIHSWGLEE, translated from the coding sequence ATGACCGCATTCAGTGAAGCCGAACGGGCGTACCTAAAGTCCCAGCGGCTGGGCCGCCTCGCCACCGTCGACCAGCACGGCCAGCCGCAGGCGAACCCCGTCGGCTTCCATCCGCAGGACGACGGCACCATCCTCATCGGCGGCTATGCCATGGGGACCACCAAGAAGTGGCGCAACCTGCAGAAGAACCCCAAGGTCGCCCTGGTGATCGACGACATCGTCAGCCTCCGCCCCTGGAAGGTGCGCGGAGTGGACATCCGTGGGGACGCCGAACTGCTGACCGGGCCGCACGAGTTGGGACCGCACTTCAGCGAGGAGCTGATCCGCGTCCACCCCCGGCGCATCCACAGCTGGGGTCTCGAGGAATAG
- a CDS encoding glycosyl hydrolase family 95 catalytic domain-containing protein produces the protein MPRPSRRTVLTTGSAAGGALLAGGLPAQAGADTRRNDPSSPPDDLGSDPWRTVLDDADLVWRRMPKTWYEGPYLGNGFLGSGIYAEPGRETEAVRFNVQHSEVQDHRPRFGSLFGLARLPIGHFTLEPVGTITSLDWRLGLRDAELTGTLTTDRGTLTIRALVHTTRSVLVVEVTPSSGERDHRWVFHPAEAISPRAAFRPLPEGYTGNPPAAVEEHDGALAAVQPLLAGGRHVTAWRERARGSRRTLYVHVAHSYPGTAARGRALAAVRKAARLPYDGLASTHRSWWRAFYRKSFLSLPDARLQRFYWIQLYKTASAARRDAPVMATSGPWLESTPWPATWWNLNVQLEYWLIHGSNHLELDAVTRALSEFRDNLKAEMAPAYRADSLGIPRTTDAYLVNGGATSNAEGYGVGIPGQDPPTPEVGNLVWALHNVWLSYRHTMDESILRDVLFPLLRKAVSYYLHFLEPGPDGRLHLPATFSPEYGGNSRDCNYDLMLLTWGCRTLLESAELLGVRDESAPRWREVLERRAAYPTDANGFMIGADIPFAKSHRHYSHLLAVYPLYELTGRTPDERALIEKSLAHWVGFEGALQGYTFTGAASMSALLGKGEDALAYLDQLMARFIQPNTMYKESGPVIETPLSAAQSLHDMVCQSWGGVVRVFPALPAAWADLTVHDFRTQGAFRLSAVRRGGRTRWVRLVSEAGAPCVVRHGVPGAIDVRDGRGRPLRHEDAGDGSIRIALRKGGSALITARGDRPDLRVTAVEPNGEAPRWGLPTP, from the coding sequence ATGCCCCGCCCGTCCAGACGTACCGTGCTCACCACCGGATCCGCCGCCGGCGGCGCCCTGCTCGCCGGCGGGCTGCCGGCCCAGGCTGGAGCGGACACCCGCCGGAACGACCCGTCATCCCCGCCCGACGACCTCGGTTCCGACCCCTGGCGCACCGTCCTCGACGACGCCGACCTCGTCTGGCGGCGGATGCCGAAGACCTGGTACGAGGGCCCGTACCTGGGCAACGGCTTCCTCGGTTCCGGCATCTACGCCGAGCCCGGCCGGGAGACCGAGGCCGTCCGCTTCAACGTGCAGCACTCCGAAGTGCAGGACCACCGCCCGCGGTTCGGGTCGCTCTTCGGGCTCGCGCGGCTGCCGATCGGCCACTTCACCCTGGAACCGGTCGGCACGATCACCTCACTGGACTGGCGGCTCGGACTCCGCGACGCCGAGCTGACCGGAACGCTCACCACGGACCGCGGCACCCTCACGATCCGCGCGCTGGTGCACACCACCCGCTCGGTGCTCGTCGTCGAGGTGACACCGAGCAGCGGCGAACGCGACCACCGGTGGGTGTTCCATCCGGCCGAGGCGATCAGCCCGCGCGCCGCGTTCCGCCCGCTGCCGGAGGGCTACACCGGCAACCCGCCCGCCGCGGTCGAGGAGCACGACGGCGCCCTCGCGGCCGTACAGCCGCTCCTGGCCGGCGGTCGGCACGTCACCGCGTGGCGGGAGCGGGCCCGCGGGTCACGGCGGACCCTGTACGTCCATGTCGCGCACTCGTACCCGGGGACGGCGGCACGGGGACGGGCCCTGGCAGCGGTCCGCAAGGCCGCCCGACTGCCCTACGACGGACTGGCTTCGACGCACCGGTCCTGGTGGCGTGCCTTCTACCGCAAGAGCTTCCTGTCGCTCCCCGACGCCCGCCTCCAGCGTTTCTACTGGATCCAGCTGTACAAGACGGCGTCCGCGGCCCGGCGAGACGCCCCCGTGATGGCCACCAGCGGCCCCTGGCTGGAGTCCACCCCGTGGCCGGCGACCTGGTGGAACCTGAACGTGCAGTTGGAGTACTGGCTGATCCACGGCTCCAACCATCTCGAACTCGACGCCGTCACGCGGGCGTTGAGCGAGTTCCGGGACAATCTGAAGGCCGAGATGGCCCCGGCGTACCGCGCCGACTCGCTCGGCATACCGCGCACCACGGACGCGTACCTGGTCAACGGCGGCGCCACGAGCAACGCCGAGGGCTACGGGGTCGGCATCCCCGGCCAGGACCCGCCGACGCCCGAGGTGGGGAACCTCGTGTGGGCGCTGCACAACGTCTGGCTCAGTTACCGCCACACCATGGACGAGTCGATCCTCCGGGACGTCCTCTTCCCGCTCCTGCGCAAGGCTGTCTCCTACTACCTGCACTTCCTGGAGCCCGGCCCGGACGGCAGACTGCACCTGCCGGCGACGTTCTCGCCCGAGTACGGCGGCAACTCGCGGGACTGCAACTACGACCTGATGCTGCTGACCTGGGGCTGCCGCACCCTCCTGGAGTCGGCCGAACTCCTCGGCGTCCGAGACGAGTCGGCGCCCCGCTGGCGGGAGGTGCTGGAGCGGCGCGCCGCGTACCCGACCGACGCGAACGGCTTCATGATCGGCGCGGACATCCCCTTCGCCAAGTCGCACCGCCACTACTCGCACCTGCTCGCCGTCTACCCCCTGTACGAGCTGACGGGCCGCACGCCCGACGAACGGGCCCTGATCGAGAAGTCGTTGGCCCACTGGGTCGGCTTCGAAGGTGCGCTCCAGGGCTACACGTTCACGGGTGCGGCCTCGATGTCGGCCCTGCTCGGCAAGGGTGAGGACGCGCTCGCCTACCTCGACCAGCTCATGGCCCGCTTCATCCAGCCCAACACCATGTACAAGGAGTCCGGGCCGGTGATCGAGACCCCGCTCTCCGCCGCCCAGTCGCTGCACGACATGGTCTGCCAGTCCTGGGGCGGCGTCGTCCGGGTCTTCCCGGCACTGCCCGCCGCCTGGGCCGACCTGACCGTGCACGACTTCCGTACGCAGGGGGCGTTCCGGCTCAGCGCGGTGCGCAGGGGCGGCCGGACCCGGTGGGTCCGGCTCGTCAGCGAGGCGGGCGCCCCCTGCGTCGTACGGCACGGGGTGCCGGGAGCGATCGACGTACGTGACGGACGCGGGCGGCCGCTGCGCCACGAGGACGCGGGTGACGGGAGCATCCGGATCGCCCTGAGGAAGGGCGGGTCGGCGCTGATCACCGCCCGGGGTGACCGGCCCGACCTGCGGGTCACCGCCGTCGAGCCGAACGGGGAAGCCCCGCGCTGGGGCCTGCCCACCCCGTGA
- a CDS encoding pyruvate dehydrogenase, producing the protein MAKQNVAEQFVDILVRAGVKRLYGVVGDSLNPVVDAIRRNSAIDWIHVRHEETAAFAAGAEAQITGGLAACAGSCGPGNLHLINGLYDAHRSMAPVLALASHIPSSEIGLGYFQETHPDQLFRECSHYSEMISNPKQMPRLLQTAIQHAVGQGGVSVVTLPGDIADEPAPDKAVETALVTSRPSVRPGDAEIDKLAAMIDEADRVTLFCGSGTAGAHAEVMQFAERIKSPVGHALRGKEWIQYDNPYDVGMSGLLGYGAAYEATHECDLLILLGTDFPYNAFLPDDVKIAQVDVRPERLGRRSKLDLAVWGDVKETLRCLTPKVSPKSDRRFLDKMLKKHADALEGVVKAYTRKVDKHVPIHPEYVASVLDELADDDAVFTVDTGMCNVWAARYLSPNGRRRIIGSFSHGSMANALPQAIGAQFTDRGRQVVSMSGDGGFSMLMGDFLTLVQYDLPVKVVLFNNSSLGMVELEMLVAGLPSYGTANKNPDFAAVARACGAYGVRVEKPKQLAGALKDAFRHKGPALVDIVTDPNALSIPPKISKEMVTGFALSASKIVLEGGVGRMAQMARSNLRNVPRP; encoded by the coding sequence ATGGCCAAGCAGAACGTTGCCGAGCAGTTCGTCGACATCCTTGTCCGGGCGGGGGTGAAGCGCCTGTACGGAGTCGTCGGCGACAGCCTCAACCCGGTGGTCGACGCCATCCGGCGCAACTCGGCCATCGACTGGATCCACGTCCGGCACGAGGAGACGGCTGCCTTCGCGGCGGGCGCCGAGGCCCAGATCACCGGCGGGCTCGCCGCCTGCGCGGGCTCCTGCGGCCCCGGCAACCTCCACCTCATCAACGGCCTCTACGACGCCCACCGTTCCATGGCCCCGGTGCTCGCCCTCGCCTCGCACATCCCGTCCAGCGAGATCGGCCTCGGGTACTTCCAGGAGACCCATCCCGACCAGCTGTTCCGCGAGTGCAGCCACTACAGCGAGATGATCTCCAACCCGAAGCAGATGCCCCGCCTGCTCCAGACCGCCATCCAGCACGCGGTCGGACAGGGCGGAGTGAGCGTCGTGACGCTGCCGGGCGACATCGCCGACGAGCCGGCCCCGGACAAGGCCGTCGAGACCGCCCTCGTCACCTCACGGCCCAGCGTCCGGCCCGGTGACGCCGAGATCGACAAGCTCGCCGCGATGATCGACGAGGCCGACAGGGTCACCCTGTTCTGCGGCAGCGGCACCGCGGGCGCGCACGCCGAGGTCATGCAGTTCGCCGAGCGGATCAAATCCCCTGTCGGGCACGCCCTGCGCGGCAAGGAATGGATCCAGTACGACAACCCGTACGACGTCGGCATGAGCGGGCTCCTCGGATACGGAGCCGCCTACGAGGCCACCCACGAGTGCGACCTGCTGATCCTGCTGGGCACCGACTTCCCGTACAACGCGTTCCTCCCGGACGACGTGAAGATCGCCCAGGTCGACGTGCGGCCCGAACGGCTCGGCCGCCGCTCGAAGCTGGACCTCGCGGTGTGGGGCGACGTGAAGGAGACCCTGCGCTGTCTCACCCCCAAGGTGAGCCCCAAGAGCGACCGTCGCTTCCTCGACAAGATGCTCAAGAAGCACGCCGACGCGCTCGAAGGGGTCGTCAAGGCCTATACGCGAAAGGTCGACAAGCACGTCCCGATCCACCCCGAGTACGTCGCCTCCGTCCTCGACGAACTCGCCGACGACGACGCCGTGTTCACGGTCGACACCGGCATGTGCAACGTGTGGGCGGCCCGCTACCTCTCACCCAACGGCCGCCGCCGCATCATCGGGTCCTTCTCGCACGGTTCCATGGCGAACGCCCTGCCGCAGGCCATCGGCGCCCAGTTCACCGACCGCGGGCGCCAGGTCGTCTCGATGTCCGGCGACGGCGGATTCTCCATGCTGATGGGCGACTTCCTCACCCTCGTCCAGTACGACCTGCCGGTGAAGGTCGTCCTCTTCAACAACTCCTCCCTGGGGATGGTCGAGTTGGAGATGCTGGTCGCAGGGCTGCCCTCGTACGGGACCGCCAACAAGAACCCCGACTTCGCCGCCGTCGCGCGGGCCTGTGGTGCCTACGGCGTACGCGTCGAGAAGCCCAAGCAGTTGGCGGGCGCCCTCAAGGACGCCTTCCGGCACAAGGGCCCGGCCCTCGTCGACATCGTCACCGACCCGAACGCCCTGTCCATCCCGCCGAAGATCAGCAAGGAGATGGTCACGGGCTTCGCCCTGTCGGCCTCCAAGATCGTCCTCGAAGGGGGAGTGGGCCGCATGGCCCAGATGGCCCGCTCCAACCTCCGCAACGTGCCCCGGCCGTAG
- a CDS encoding SGNH/GDSL hydrolase family protein: protein MVGFGRRDAARAATALAGALALTLTGTGVAHTGSGAAPDRTALRATPAYWTGTWEAAASGTAPPLPDASIRNVVHTSVGGTAVRVRISNRLGTRPLVLGGATLARQQPKAPESPNALRGTMRTLTFGGRKRITVPAGRDVVSDPVTLTVPAAANLLVTLHTPGDPGPATYHRDARQTNFLARKGNRVAEASGAAYTTTTGSWYYVTGVDVRRPQAAGSVVAFGDSLTDGSGSTPNTNRRWPDRLAERLRALPSHRRQGVLNAGVAGNRLLLEGRGPSALARFDADVLSRTGVRTVIVMEGVNDIKSPPNQTDPAALGAAYREIVRRAHARGIRVVGATLTPFGGHGSHTEARERVRRSVNHLIRTGGLFDAVADFDAVVRDPSRPHRMLPAYDPGDHLHFNDAGMRALADSVDLAALAR from the coding sequence ATGGTCGGGTTCGGACGAAGAGACGCCGCACGGGCGGCGACCGCCCTGGCCGGTGCGCTGGCACTCACTCTGACGGGCACGGGCGTGGCCCACACAGGTTCCGGGGCGGCCCCCGACCGCACGGCCCTGCGAGCCACCCCCGCGTACTGGACCGGCACCTGGGAGGCCGCCGCCTCCGGCACCGCGCCGCCGCTCCCCGACGCCTCGATCCGTAACGTCGTCCACACGAGCGTCGGCGGCACGGCCGTCCGCGTACGGATCTCCAACCGGCTCGGCACCCGGCCGCTCGTCCTCGGCGGCGCCACCCTGGCCAGGCAGCAGCCGAAGGCGCCCGAGAGCCCGAACGCCCTGCGTGGCACGATGCGCACGCTCACCTTCGGCGGCAGGAAGAGGATCACCGTGCCGGCCGGCAGGGACGTCGTGAGCGACCCGGTCACGCTGACGGTGCCGGCCGCCGCCAACCTTCTCGTCACCCTCCACACCCCCGGCGACCCGGGGCCGGCGACCTACCATCGCGACGCGCGGCAGACCAACTTCCTTGCCAGGAAGGGCAATCGGGTCGCGGAGGCGAGCGGCGCGGCGTACACAACCACGACCGGCTCCTGGTACTACGTGACAGGTGTCGACGTGCGCCGTCCGCAGGCCGCGGGGAGCGTCGTCGCGTTCGGCGACTCGCTCACCGACGGCTCCGGTTCGACGCCGAACACCAACCGCCGCTGGCCCGACCGGCTCGCCGAGCGCCTGCGCGCCCTGCCGTCCCACCGCCGGCAGGGCGTACTGAACGCGGGAGTCGCCGGCAACCGGCTGCTGCTCGAAGGCCGGGGGCCCAGCGCTCTGGCCCGGTTCGACGCCGACGTGCTCTCCCGCACGGGGGTGCGCACGGTGATCGTGATGGAGGGCGTCAACGACATCAAGAGCCCGCCGAACCAGACCGACCCGGCCGCCCTCGGCGCCGCGTACCGCGAGATCGTCCGGCGCGCCCACGCCCGCGGGATCCGTGTCGTCGGCGCCACCCTCACGCCGTTCGGCGGCCACGGCAGCCACACGGAGGCACGCGAGCGCGTCCGCCGGTCGGTCAACCACCTCATCCGCACCGGCGGGCTGTTCGACGCGGTCGCGGACTTCGACGCCGTCGTCCGCGACCCGTCCCGGCCGCACCGCATGCTGCCCGCCTACGATCCCGGCGACCATCTCCATTTCAACGACGCCGGCATGCGGGCTCTGGCCGACAGCGTCGACCTGGCCGCTCTGGCCCGGTGA
- a CDS encoding DUF456 domain-containing protein, whose product MGAWELLLVGVVMLLGLSGVLVPGAPGSWLVWAAVLWWAFEDPKALSWGVLAGATAALFVAQVIRWRLPPRRLRSSGATPRMAVYAGVGALLGFVVVPVLGAIPGYVGGAYLAERLRLGGHGEAMASVRSVMRRGGTSVLVELFTCLLITGAWLGAVLFG is encoded by the coding sequence ATGGGAGCGTGGGAACTCCTGCTGGTCGGCGTGGTGATGCTGCTCGGCCTGAGCGGAGTGCTGGTACCCGGCGCGCCGGGGTCGTGGCTCGTGTGGGCCGCGGTCCTGTGGTGGGCGTTCGAGGACCCCAAGGCCCTCTCCTGGGGCGTGCTCGCCGGTGCCACCGCCGCCCTCTTCGTCGCCCAGGTGATCCGCTGGCGGCTGCCACCACGCAGGCTGCGCTCCAGCGGCGCCACCCCCCGCATGGCGGTGTACGCGGGCGTCGGCGCCCTGCTCGGCTTCGTCGTCGTGCCGGTGCTCGGCGCGATACCCGGCTACGTCGGCGGCGCCTACCTCGCCGAACGACTGCGGCTGGGCGGCCACGGGGAGGCGATGGCCTCGGTGCGCTCGGTGATGCGCCGCGGCGGGACGAGCGTGCTGGTGGAGCTGTTCACCTGCCTGCTGATCACGGGGGCGTGGCTGGGCGCCGTGCTCTTCGGCTGA